A region of the Mytilus edulis chromosome 11, xbMytEdul2.2, whole genome shotgun sequence genome:
GATTAAATGTTCAAAGGTAAATTATCTGGGTAATCCAATTATGTTGTCACGCGTCGTTAATTTGAAGTAcatccgatgggcaataaaccaattaacagccacgcggtgttgggagagaatctttggaggattTTAGGAGTGAAATCCGCGGTACTCGGTGTGATTCCGAGAAACACGGAAATCGGAGAAAAAAGTTATCGAATCAATATTTTTGAAGAGTACTGTAATGCGCATAGCATGCGGCTTTTATTGTTCGACAATATTTGTGTCTTGAAATTGCCCTGATTTAGTAAAAATATATCCATTGATTTTGcagaatgtttgaaaaaaaaaacactttcttgGACTATAATTACATGATACAAATTGATGACATTATATACAAAGTACAAAGCATTGACTCAAACTGAATAGCAAACTATGAATTGTTTATATCGAATTGtagattttcaaatgtttttggcCCAAGTATCACTTGCAAACACATgttcattttatttgatttagtAAACCaattaagggggtagaccttggtacagggagataactctttaaatcagttatgtgtttgtaaaagtcaagtttcctcaatgaattttaagcatttacctgaaacagattgaaaataatctatgtatcctagaagcttagaacgtatttatgaaaatggctgacacaaacgtactgatgattttaagagttatttcccttaacctaggtctaccaccTTAAGATAATGTTTTCAATTTATCATTTGCAGAATACAATGGATGTTTATATAGCTAATGCTAGTTCTCACAATGTTCATGTTAAAGTTGGATGCGATATCGAATACCAACAATTAGCTAATGTTGGTGTAGACGCAAATGCTGGTGCTTTTGGTGGAATAGGAGTACAAGTAACCAAGGAAACACAATGGAAAGAAGCTTCCAAAGTAGGATTTACAAAGTTGAATAGGTACTCTTCTATGGAATTCCACCCAGATTCACAGAAAAAGGTATGCTACGTGACCATAGAAACCAGAACAGACAGAGGAACAATTTCAATTTGTGAAAATCATCCACTGGCCAAAAACCGTGGATTGATAATTGATAGCTCCCTATATGTACACACCGCGAAAAAAGGATCAATGTGGACAGATATTGATGGAGTTAAACATAGACcagattttgaaaacaaggaaAGATTACCAAAAGATATTAAGTGTTCTGCCCTATCGTGTGTCCAAATGCCATCTCGTATTACAGATTCGAAATAATTGCTTCTTTTTGATGTGCAGAATAAAGCATTTTGttcattaggtctttccacctttccatggaaagaccttttgattttgttttgattattcttaggtctttccacctttccgtggaaagaccttttgaatttgttctgatttttattaggtcttttcacctttccgtggaaagaccttttgattttgttctgattattaggtctttccacttttccgtggaaagacctattgatttggttctgattattattatttttcttccgcctaaattgttttcttgcgtagttttgttgtttcataagatatcgcttagatatttgaaatatgatattgtatagtttatacgctttaaaaatttacaacagcGAAACAAAATACTTTAtgctgtaagagttatctccccatacactgtttttcttgtgaccACTACTCCTTTGCAACCGTTAAAGAtcacgacaaatttattttaccaaattgctggTTACATCTTACGGATAagaatattcatttggaccgaagatTTACGGAGACTCTTTATGAGAGTTATTCACCCTTTTCCATTTGAATTAAGTGATATGAATTtttaaatggtaaaccataagtgatagagacctagggtctttagatttgaggtccttgttacaaaaaaatgaaaattaggtcaaggtcaaaggtcaaggtcatattctaaattttgattttggctttttttcacttattttcaaataccctatgacatatcgacaaataatttataataaattgttaattgcgacatgtcgttacttgtaaattttagttgaaagggtgtgcaaacaaaaattaggagtttttgcccatcttacatttagaattacacGTAAAGTGATATTtatcattaaccaaacatattaacactacaaaagtcaaaaagtctgaaaagaccagtttttgtctgaatttgcatgaatttttactcgacattcttaatttgtctaaataatatttaaaaattcttgacatagtatttatttgtctaataaggttcttgatttttcttgacaagtgtcttgatagtatgaacattgtcttaaaatttctcgacacttcctgtatcatctgattagagtctggattagtctcgaccaattcttgactgtcttaaatttgtctcgatctgtcttgacatattcttgacattcttaataatgtcttaATCTGTCTTGAtattctaaataatgtctgaatatgtctcgacacattcttgacagtcttaatgTCTTGACACTTTCTCAACAGTATAAATATCGCCTGAAATGTGTACAGACTTATTCTGCACTGTTTATGACATTCTATTGCTGTTATATACTCCCTTTTTATTTTTgctaaactaaactttgaagTATCAAGGATTAATTTGGTATAGTAAAATACCCTTTTGGTTCACCTAAGTTGGAATACCCTGATTAATCCCCCATGTAGTTTAGTTTTGATGGTTTTCACTTTCATTATAAGTCAATAAAactgacaaacagcatttagATTTTTACAATTCGCAAAACTGCCAGTCAAATATGCTTTACTAAAATAGGTGTCTTGTAGGCAGTTTATAATGCGACCATGTGTCTCTTTTGGACCCCACAATTCATCTTTTAGGTTTGTGTGGCTAAaaaaagaaaggggggggggggggttacgtGTAGGTCAACAAATTTGTTCTCATCTTGATTAAAAAAACTTATTCATTTTTTCAGAACaactcaaaaacattttttattcaaatttgagtgttgaattttataatttttcatcaaaatgatgattttcatcaatttcatctattaaacaaattttgaaattgtagTGGCATGGCTGgtcaactgataagttgtatggATGATTACAGGTAAATCAGTAATTTCTATTTAACAGTTGTGTGTATTCTGGGGTATGAATATCTTaattttatggggaacatcctgtcaatgtgtaatacttaatatatattccaacagatgacattacacaaatttttcatctgttaatgaatgatttgtatatcatcataatttgctatttatataaatcacatttttgtacaataattatttaccatattaacaaatgaatattatgaatgtagaataaaatatgtctacagtatgattggtttaaatcatttaatttataagattgaggaatcaaaatttgtaatttaaaaaaaaaaacacatttaaattgttttattacaacacacccacatttaaattattttatacattagattTTATAGCCACATTtgcattttgtaaaaatattttgatgcccaaattttcaattattttaaatgccaacttttattttttgttgtaagtagtgtaacttgaaacaacagtatattatgtaaagaaaaataaagattaaagttatatcatgaatattggtcatgatttgtaaaactgagaactgtcaagtaaatttaagacacaattccaaatgttcagaatatgtcaagccatactgagaaaaaataagaatgtcaagaatatgtcgatAAATTttaagacagtattcaaatgtcaagaatttgtcaagaaattttaagaccatattcagaatgtcaagaatatgtcaagtaaatttcatacaaatttgatataaatcagaatttgtcaagaaaaattaagacacaagtcatacttttggagaatgtcgagtaaaagttcaggcaaatcaagacaaaaactggtcttttcagacttttagacttttgtagtgtaaagacctagggtctcttgatttaaggtccttggtttgtgaccttgaaattgaggtcaagatcATAAGCttattggacgttctagattttgacctttgctttaaattcatatttatacatcataaagccataggaactgacaatTAAGActgaatttgaatattttcatatcaaaaaagatctttattaatttttttttttcttccgcctaatttttttcttgcgtaaaattgatgtttcaaaagatgtggcttagatatttggaatatgatatcctATAGTTTTTACGCTTTTAAATTGACAACGGTGTAACCAAATACTTCAcgttgtaggagttatctccccaaacactgttttgcttgtggccactactccttctcaaccgtaaaagattacgacaaaattattttaccaaattgctcgttacatcttccggattaggattttaattttgaccgaagctatccggagtcTCCaaatgagagttattcccccttatgtatttgattgaagtgatttgcatttctaactggtaaaccataagtaaaaTTGGCCTAGGGTTTTtggatttgaggtccttggtccaaaaaaatgaaaattaggtcaatgtaaaaggtcaaggtcatattcgaaatttttgattttggctaaTTTTCACTCATTATCAAAAACTTTGTATTATACCGAcaaatatttttactaaattgctagttgcaacatgtcgtaacttatatattttagTTGAATGGGTTTGTaaacaataaatgggagttttcccCCTCTAatttttagaattatgcgtaacgtgatataactcattaaccttATATATTcaagaccttgggtcttttgatttgagatcataggtctgtgaccttgaaattgaggtaaaggtcataggttaaaacgtcgttctatattttgacctttgctttaaattcataagaaagccataggaactgacattttaaactgattttttatatgttgataacaaaatagatctttactggTGGAAAAacattcaattgttctctgaacaattgtttttttaatttgtacacatcttttttgtaataataataaaatatagttGTATGTGTTGTTTACTTATCTTTATAAAGAGACAACAATCATTTGTTTTCGTTATGTATCTCAAACTTATATATTTGTAAAGGGAGCTGTATTGACATTTTCAgatttatataatttgaaaagtctacatttcacatcaaatattaACAGTATGTTGAAATAATGTCAATAGCTctttcatgccttctggcaatcttTTAGACACTACATTTAGGaataatcataaaatatatatacacgtATTAAGATTCACAAGAGCCAATTGTCATGAAAACAcctttaagatatatatatacattgtatatatacaactcgtctaaacatcaacccaacaatgttagatctgtaaatttgctttcgcaaattttttgttcttccctcgccgggattcgaacccatgctactgtgatatcgtgacaccaaatcgcctgcactgcagccatcccgctagaccacacgaccacctgggctctcaaaaaaaagagctttcggtgggcatgtgttacctttccacgtcagttttaatctagcggcgtactacagtacatgatatataaggcatgaagatgttattgttacagatcagctaaattatctatagtgaagtatcctacaaattaatgtaagatacagtcacagaaaataattatattcataagtacgtctgagtcagtgacaaccctacaacagatgtatccatcggatcgccatcaatgatggtgatacatggctgtgtacataatgtatatacaactcgtctaaacatcaacttaacaatgttagatc
Encoded here:
- the LOC139495274 gene encoding uncharacterized protein — encoded protein: MDVYIANASSHNVHVKVGCDIEYQQLANVGVDANAGAFGGIGVQVTKETQWKEASKVGFTKLNRYSSMEFHPDSQKKVCYVTIETRTDRGTISICENHPLAKNRGLIIDSSLYVHTAKKGSMWTDIDGVKHRPDFENKERLPKDIKCSALSCVQMPSRITDSK